GCAACACGGCGTTGCAGCGAATTAATTTATCAGCATTTACCGCTACAGTGTCAACGCCACAGAGGGGACACAGCGGAGGAGAGAAGAGAAGTTTTTGCAGCATTAAAAGGCAATAAATTTGTGGGTCCAACCAGCGGCCCGGACCGACCAACTTCCAAGAAGCTGGAGCGCAACTTGATATAGCCAAACATTTTTGAATACCCGACAatttgtttgtgtctgtggctgtggctgtgtctgaaGAAAAACCTCTGCGCCGAGAGACCAAAGTTTGATTTATGCGTTGCGATGCTCAATGGGCGATATGGAACACAAACcgaacggaatggaacggagCGGAGCGGGCCAACGGCAACTGGCCAAGGAAGTCCGTCCGTCGCCTCTGTCAAATTTCCATGGCCCAAACGACCGGGCACGACTACCAAATGCGATCGgtggcctgcctgcctgcccgcctgcctgcctgccggtTAAATGCagccaaaaacataaattatagACCAGGGCTAAGActagaaagaaaaaacacaaccatCAAACAAGGCCCGTTTGTTTTTGGCCCACTGTGCCCTCTGCAGCTTCTCTCTTTTCTGATGTTTACCAACACTTACCGAAAGTCCCGCGCCGCCGTCGACAAACATGCTGCCGCGTCAGTGCTGCGCCTTTGTCTCGtaaattttaaacatttttattataaaagcCAGCTCTGGGTTCAGTtcctgccgccgctgctgcttatTTCTCACacaatgcgaatgcgaatgcgaatgtcATTTATTTGTATGCACATTTCGAAGCAGAATTTGATTAATTACGGATGTACAATACAGTATTTATAAGTACACGAGTCCACGTACCCGTGCAATACAAAAGCGGAAGAGCTGCGCTGCCCAGATTACGATTAATCGTTTCAAGCTCTATGTTTTGTgctttacttttattttcatAGCACAAAGCACAAGTTTTGTAAGACACGATTCCTTGATTGTAATGTTATTCTATTTATTGTTTGTCTGAAGGTTTCTGCATTATCTGGCTGCTGGCACGGCCCTGACACCACTTGTCGTGTGCTGGGCTGCTCGTAAAACGATTAAAATCTGTAAAATCTTTGAAATATGTAATCAATTGTCTAACGATTCCTCCTGCAGTGTGCCAAAGCATGAAATACCTCCCATGGCGCCCTGATAGTTTCGCATGGCATTACAAATACTCTGAATGGTCTTCCGGGGAGTGGGTAGTGGGTAGGGGGGACTAGTCACACTCAATTGCTGTCAAGTGCTTTGCAGAACCCTGCAGACTGCCATCTCAACTGGAAGTATTTGGGGTGGGGAAGGGGTGGTTATGGGTTATCCAAGCGAAATGTCAAGGCAATTAGTTCCAATCGACTGGCGCTAGATACAAATTCGTTCGTCTCTCTGTCGATCTTTAGCGATCTTTTTCTTGAatgctctgccgctctgccgcaAGAGGTTGTgtaagagagcgagagagcgagagagacagggagataATGCTTTCGATGCCACATgtgtcttttgtttttatgattCTGTGTGCTACTTAAATTTCATGGAATTGTTTGTCtgccttgtttttttttaatgagcCATTAAAATGTTTGGGGAATTGTAGTACATTTTGCTCGAcaaaaaaagtttatttttatttttattttagtggaggttttattttttgtgggaTATACATGAGTATATAATGGACATTATTTGATCAAAGCTAATCCCgaatgcatatatatattaggTATATTTATACACTCTTATGTTTaacaattgttttttttttcttttctactTTTAGGTAAGTCTTGGTTCCCATTTACATCTTTTGTAGAAGAAAACTTCACACTTTTGTGGGTAAATATTTGAATGGTGAAACCTTTTAGGCCAAACCCCATAATTTGGTCAACCAACAGAAGGTTAGATCATCCGCCGAGCTTCAGAGCCCACGAACGGGTATAGGAAATAGGAAGTATTCCGCCTGGAAACCACTCGCTTGTACCACATTTTGTCGCACGAACTAAACAAAAAGACGAGACTGTCTGCTGTCGAATCGCTTCATTTGCCAAATCATTAAACACAATTAGTCGTGTGTTCTCTCATAACCAGTTTAGCTGCCAAATCCTTCAACTAATTGGCTGGAAGAACAACAAAGGGAACAGAGCAGCCTACCTGTGTCTACCGCCCCAATTCATACGATAATTCAAACATCGGTTCCGAGAACAGTCGAATGTGTGGACACAATATTTCATAAATGTCTGGCTTCCTTTTGGGCTGAATTTGGctttgctttcgtttcgtttcgaacacacaaaatgcacaaaaagcATAGCAGAAGATACAATTAACCttcaggttcaggttcagTTCGGCGGTAGAACtgaattgtattttgttttctgttgttttttggttgCGCAAATACAACGTACAGCGACAGCAACGCTgacagcagcagtaacaggcaacagcaacagcaacaacgactcGACTTTGTATCTAAAATCAACAAGTTCACGACGACACAAGCAAaaccacagagccacagagccacagagccgcAGAACCACAGAAAGATAAAAACTTTTAAGCGTCAGGCAAATAGACACCGATACTAATACACATAAATGCCCCCACtaccgccccgccccgccccgccacgccacgccacgccacaccACCCATTCATTGCCAGACGTTTGCCAAGAAGGCAAACAGAACCCCAGGCCCAAAGCCCAGGGCCCAGAGCGAACCTCTGGCAAACCCCATTTGAGTGACAAGTCGAACCAGATAATTTACTCAATTTACTCGCTTACTCAATGGCTTAAACTTCTGtgatctacatatacatatatctatagtAGATCTGTGGTGAAAGAGGGtgtgtgtaacgcccagaaggaagcgtttccgaccccattaagtgtatatatttttgatcagcatcaatagacgagtcgatagagccaaGTCTGTCCACGCCTAGTCCTCAGAGACTATCCAGACTTCCCGCTCTTTAAATTTGGGAGCATTCTCTTCGCACTTTGCTGGCAGAGCGATGAGCGGAGTTGGAGGCAGGAAACTGCATCTATACACACCATATATCTACCTAAATCTACATCTTTATCTCGAGTAAAACGTAGGAGCTTTCACCCGACACCCAGGGAGAGCCTCAAAGAGAGCTAGCTCCTTGcatgtatcttgtatcttttggTGATGATGTCGTTACTTACCCACGGGACACGACACCGCTAATGGAGGAATTCGATTACTTTAGTGAGTAATGGCACTGGAAATCGATCCTGCAGCGAATTGGATTTCGtatattcgtatttttaaTCGCAATTCAATACGACTCGTATTCGGGTCGCCGTTGCCCCCGTAATGGAATACCATATTTCGACTTCAAGTTACAGCCAGAAACAAAGTCAAGTTAAGGGCACAGTTCCACGGGTTGTTGGTTGTGGGGTTTCTCTTTATTGTGCCTGTGTGTAGAAGTGTAGAGGTGTAGAGGTGTAGAGGTGTAGAGGGGGATCTAAAGGAACAAGTGGCAAGCGAGTGATCCCTTAGCCAGGGTTTATCCCTTCGGGACCTCtgctttggctgtggcctcGGCCAGCACCAAGGCCTCGATCTTCTTGAGATTCTCCTCGATAttccgccgctgctgctcctcctccgcgGCCAGCTTGGCCTCCTCCGCACTTGACTGGGCCTTGACCGCCGTCTCGGCCGGGCTGTCGCCGGCAGTGCGTCGGCCCATGGACAGGCGCGTCACCAGATGCGGGGGCACGCGGATGCCCGCCCCAATGCGGTTCTCGTTCTTGTACTGCCCCACGGCCCGGACAAAGGGCTTCAGCGGACAGCCCCTGGCCCGGGCCGTGTCCATCAGCTGGCGGGCGTAGTCGAAGAAGAAGGCATCCTCGCGCAGGCACTCCAGCTGCGCCTCCCGGTTGTAGTTGGTGTCCGGGCGCGTCTCCTCCTCGTGCCGCTGCCGCACCTGCTCGTCCAGCTGCTGGCGCAGCTGCCGCATGCGCTGGAGCTGCTCCTGACGCTGCTGCCGCTTGAACTGCACGTGGACGAGGTCGTTCTTCAGGCGAAGATCGACGGCTTCCCGCTTGTCGGCCTCTCCCTGCTCTCTGGAGGCCTGGGCCAGCTGCTCCGCCTCCCGCTGAATGGCCAGACGGGAGTTTTTCACCCTCTCCCGGCTCTGACGGCGCCTGGCCTGCTCCGCACTGTGGGCCTTTTGCATCTCCACCAGCTGGCGCTCGTGGCGCGCCTCATCCGCTCCGGCGCTGTAGTGCAGGCGAGGGGCCTGCTCCTGGGCGAGCTTCTCATTGCGCTGGATGCGCTGCTGGACGCGGCTGCGGGTCCTTTCCCGCTTCATCTGCTCCAGGCGCCCCTTGGCCTCGTTGTGGACGTCGCACTGGAcctgctccacctcctccagcATGAGGAGCCGCTGCTGACGCTGCTCCGCCATGGCCAGGGAGGCGAGAGCCTCCTCCCGCTTCTGCCGCCGCCTGGAGGTCCGCACCTCTTCGTCCCTGCGCTGCTGCTCCCTCAGCTGCCGCTGGTTCCGCTCCCGCTCCTGGCGTGCCTGCTCGTGCTCCTCGGCCTTGGCCGCCTGGCGCTCCTTCTCCCGCTCTGCGATGGCGCTGAGCAGGTCCTGCTTGTGCTCCCCGAGCTGCTGGCAGCGCTCGGCCCGACGCCGCTGGGCCTCCTCTATCCCGTTGAGCACCTGCTCGTGGTAGATGCGCCTGTCCCGCTCCGCCTGCCGCTCCAGGGCCTGGGCGAAGGTCTCCTGCACCTGCCGCTGGGCCTGGACACTGCGCAGGACCTCGCTCTGGAGCCTGGCACACTGCAGCTCCCGCGGCCCCGGAcgcagctgctccagcagctgctgcgccGCCGCTATGCGCTCCTTCTGCCTGCTCTGTGCCTCCCGCCGGGAGGCAGCACTCTCCTCCTCCGCCAGTCGCttggcctccagctcctgctcccgcagctgctccagctcccTGCGGCACTCCTCCGCCTTGGTGATGCACAGCTTTCTGCCCCCGAACTGACGCAGCAGCTCCTCGCCCCCGGCGcgcagctgctcctccgcctGGTCACGCAGCTGGAGCCGGTACTGGCGCTCCTGCTGGGCCGCCTGGCTGGCATTGGCCTGGATGCGGGCGAACCGCTTGCTTGAGATGACCAACGGCGGCTTCTCGCGGACGATGACCTCACGGCGTTCCTGCGGCAGCCAGGAGTACTGCATGGCAAGAGGATTGGCTGAAAACTGGACTGCGAACGCCCCCGGGTCGTTGTTTGTTGATGTGTTTCCATGGCGAGGGGGTTTCctgggggcggggaggggggctcCTGGTTGTCAGGAGATTGTTTGGGGCTGTTTCCCATGCGAGTGGCTTCGGAATGAAATCCAACAAATGAAGATATCATCACACGATCCCACAAATGTTGCAACCAAATgccaaaacagaaattgtCGACATTTTAAGtagtttattttaattaattagtgTTTTTCGCGTGCCCGTGTGCCGGTGTGCTCTGTGACAACTGTCAACGCAAATGGCCAGCattttggcctggcctgctcGTTTTGATGGCTTAATTATGTCCAAAAGTTATGTTGCAGCCATTCGGCATACACTCGCAACGCAGCAACAAGTGACAGGTTTCGTGATAAAGATTGCTAGATGCTTTTAGCCAATTACAGTGTTAGCCAAACAGATACCCCAagcccgtacccgtacccgtacccgtaatGCGTACACTGGTGGCTGGTCCGAACAGA
The sequence above is a segment of the Drosophila pseudoobscura strain MV-25-SWS-2005 chromosome X, UCI_Dpse_MV25, whole genome shotgun sequence genome. Coding sequences within it:
- the LOC4812740 gene encoding trichohyalin, whose amino-acid sequence is MQYSWLPQERREVIVREKPPLVISSKRFARIQANASQAAQQERQYRLQLRDQAEEQLRAGGEELLRQFGGRKLCITKAEECRRELEQLREQELEAKRLAEEESAASRREAQSRQKERIAAAQQLLEQLRPGPRELQCARLQSEVLRSVQAQRQVQETFAQALERQAERDRRIYHEQVLNGIEEAQRRRAERCQQLGEHKQDLLSAIAEREKERQAAKAEEHEQARQERERNQRQLREQQRRDEEVRTSRRRQKREEALASLAMAEQRQQRLLMLEEVEQVQCDVHNEAKGRLEQMKRERTRSRVQQRIQRNEKLAQEQAPRLHYSAGADEARHERQLVEMQKAHSAEQARRRQSRERVKNSRLAIQREAEQLAQASREQGEADKREAVDLRLKNDLVHVQFKRQQRQEQLQRMRQLRQQLDEQVRQRHEEETRPDTNYNREAQLECLREDAFFFDYARQLMDTARARGCPLKPFVRAVGQYKNENRIGAGIRVPPHLVTRLSMGRRTAGDSPAETAVKAQSSAEEAKLAAEEEQQRRNIEENLKKIEALVLAEATAKAEVPKG